In Nitrospirota bacterium, the DNA window AAGCTGGGGGAGGCAAGGCGCAAGCTTTCTGACCTGCTTAGCAAACTGGATGGGAATGACAAGCTTGATGAACTGCTGCAGAACGTTATAGCCAATACAGATACACTGCAGAAGCTCAGTGAGCAGTCCGGTACAGAAAAATCAGAGGAAGATAAATAAGGAAAGGAGGGACTCATATGGCTGAACAACAAAAAGAGCAGGCTCAGGAAGGACAGGCACAGGAGGTACAGGAAGAAAAGGGTCTTTTAGATCAGATTATTGAACAGGGACGTATGATCCGTGATGAAAGCCAGAAGGGGTGGGCACGGGATGTTCTCAGTGAGTTTGTGAAACAGATTATGGAAGGCACCATAACGGTTTCAAAAGATACTGAACGTATGATAAATGCTCGAATTGCACAGATTGACAGGCTTATTTCCGTTCAGCTCAACGAGATCATGCACCATCCTGATTTTCAAAAACTTGAAGCATCCTGGCGGGGGTTAAACTATCTTGTACAGAACACTGAGACAGGAGAGAAACTGAAACTAAGGGTAATGAATGTTTCAAAAAAAGATCTCTTGAAAGATATGGAAAAGGCAAGCGAATTTGATCAGTCTACCCTTTTTAAAAAGATATATGAAGAAGAATTCGGAATGTTCGGCGGTGCATCATACGGGGCATTGATTGGTGATTATGAATTTGGAAACAACCCCCAGGACCTTTCTCTTCTTGAAAAGATATCACAGGTCGCTGCAGCAGCCCACGCACCTTTTATCTCTGCAGCATCGCCAACATTGTTTAACTGGGACAAGTTCGAGGAACTCAGCGGACCCCGCGATCTTTCAAAGATATTCCAGAGCGTGGAATATGCCAAGTGGAAGTCATTCCGCGAGTCGGAGGATTCAAGGTATGTGGCGCTGGCCCTGCCTCATATTCTGATGCGGCTGCCATACGGCCAGGCAAATGTACCAGTAGAAAGTTTCAATTATGAAGAAGATGTGGATGGTACTGATACCGGTAAATACCTCTGGGGTAATGCCGCATATGCCCTTGGAACGCGCCTCACAGATGCCTTTGCCAAGTACCACTGGACAGCGGCTATAAGGGGTGTTGAAGGCGGAGGACTTGTTTCAGGCTTGCCGGTCCATACTTTTAAAACAGATGAAGGAGACGTGGCGCTCAAGTGTCCTACCGAGATAGCCATTACAGACCGGAGAGAAAAGGAATTTGCCGATCTGGGATTCATCCCACTCGTGCATTGCAAGGGGACTGACTATGCAGCATTTTTCAGCACACAAACGGCTAATAAGGCTAAAGTCTATGACTCAGAATCGGCTAATGCCAATGCACGTTTATCTTCGCAACTGCAGTATATACTCGC includes these proteins:
- the tssC gene encoding type VI secretion system contractile sheath large subunit, with the translated sequence MAEQQKEQAQEGQAQEVQEEKGLLDQIIEQGRMIRDESQKGWARDVLSEFVKQIMEGTITVSKDTERMINARIAQIDRLISVQLNEIMHHPDFQKLEASWRGLNYLVQNTETGEKLKLRVMNVSKKDLLKDMEKASEFDQSTLFKKIYEEEFGMFGGASYGALIGDYEFGNNPQDLSLLEKISQVAAAAHAPFISAASPTLFNWDKFEELSGPRDLSKIFQSVEYAKWKSFRESEDSRYVALALPHILMRLPYGQANVPVESFNYEEDVDGTDTGKYLWGNAAYALGTRLTDAFAKYHWTAAIRGVEGGGLVSGLPVHTFKTDEGDVALKCPTEIAITDRREKEFADLGFIPLVHCKGTDYAAFFSTQTANKAKVYDSESANANARLSSQLQYILAVSRFAHYLKSMMRDKIGSFMTRKNAEDFLNRWIASYVLLDDNASQEAKASHPLREARIDVSEIPGKPGAYRAVAFLKPHYQLDELSVSLRLVANLPPPAKQ